The Salminus brasiliensis chromosome 3, fSalBra1.hap2, whole genome shotgun sequence genome contains a region encoding:
- the txn2 gene encoding thioredoxin, mitochondrial: MATRLIARRIWSASVKDFRRLPAAVSSSSSYSSSLSPSPRPQSLLSRSRSLPLVSCRSVSFNVQDNEDFTERVINSDLPVVIDFHAQWCGPCKILGPRLEKAIAKQKGRVAMAKVDIDEHTDLAIEYGVSAVPTVIAMRGGDVIDHFTGIRDEDQLDSFVKKLIGQ; this comes from the exons ATGGCTACTCGGCTGATCGCACGGAGAATTTGGAGCGCCTCTGTCAAAGATTTCCGCCGGCTGCCTGCTGCGGTCTCGTCCTCTTCATCATACTCTTCCTCCCTGagcccttctcccagaccacaGTCTCTCCTGTCCCGCTCTCGCTCGCTTCCTCTCGTCTCCTGTAGGAGCGTCTCCTTCAATGTCCAGGACAACGAAGACTTCACTGAGAGGGTCATCAACAGCGATCTGCCTGTGGTCATAGACTTCCACGCACA ATGGTGCGGTCCTTGCAAGATCTTGGGGCCGAGGCTGGAGAAGGCCATCGCTAAGCAGAAGGGCCGGGTTGCCATGGCCAAAGTGGACATTGATGAACACACGGACCTTGCTATTGAATACGGG GTGTCGGCGGTTCCCACTGTGATAGCCATGCGCGGCGGTGACGTCATCGACCACTTTACAGGAATCAGAGATGAAGACCAGCTGGATTCGTTTGTCAAGAAGCTGATTGGACAATAA